DNA from bacterium:
CGCTACCAGACCGGCGACTACGCCGGGGCCCTGGTCGAGTACCGGCGGGCGGTGGAGATGGACCCGGATTTCGCCCCGGCCTGGAACTTCATGGGAGACGCCCTCGCAGTCCTGGGCCGCAACGCCGAGGCGGTGGAGGCCTACCGGAAAGCGCTGGAGCTGAATCCGGACTACGCCGGCCCGCGCACCAAGCTGCGCCAGTTGGGCGAGGAACCCTGATCAACCCTGCACACCGACGGGGAGGCCCTCGATGCTCAAGAACTTCGCACAGATAAACGACCGGGTGAAGGGGGCGGCCCGCCGCCGGCTGGCCGTGATCGGAGCGGCCCACCCCCACACGCTCCAGGCTGTGTCCCAGGCGTATGGGGCCGGGCTGGTGGACGCCCTCCTCTTCGGCCCGGCGGGGGAGATTGAGGCCGCGGCCCGCAAGGCGGAGGTGGACCTCTCCCACTTCGAGGTGCGCGACGTAACCGGCGACGAGGAGATAGCCGCCGCCGCCGTGGCCGCCGTCCGCTCGGGAGATGCCGGGATGCTCATGAAGGGCAGCGTCGCAACCGGCATCGCCCTCAGGGCCGTCCTCGACAAGGAAAAGGGGCTCCGCTCCGGCAAGCTGTTGTCCCATATCGCCTGCCTGGAGGTACCGGGGTTCGACCGGCTCCTGTGGGTCACCGACGGCGGGATGAACATCCGGCCGGACCAGCCGACCAAGGCCGAGATTCTTTCCAACGCGGTGAACACCCTGCGGCGCCTGGGCTACGAACGGCCCAACGTGGCGGTGCTGGCCGCCGTGGAGGAGGTCAACCCGGACATGCCGGAGACGCTGGACGCCGCGGCGCTGGCGCAGATGGGCGAACGGGGGCAGTTCGGCGCCTGCGAGGTGGACGGCCCCCTGGCCCTGGACCTGGCCGTGGACGCCGAGGCGGCCCGCATCAAGGGCGTGAAGAGCCCCGTGGCCGGGAAGGCGGATATCCTCCTGGTCCCCGACATCCACACGGGCAACATCTTCGCCAAGGGCCTGATTTACCTCGGCGGGGCCAAGGTGGGGGGGATGGTCGCCGGGGCGACGGCGCCCATCGTCCTTCTCTCCCGGGCCGACACAACCGAGACCAAGCTCAACTCCATCGCCCTGTGCACCGCCGCGGCGGGGTAGGAGGTTCAAGTGGGCTGGGCCGATTGGCTCTTCGCCGTCGTCATGGCCGGGATGCTCCTGCGCGGGCTTCTCGTGGGCCTCGTAAGCGAGGCCCTGGGGCTGGTGAGCGTCATCCTGGCCTACATGCTCGCCGCCGTCCTCTACACGCCCCTGGGGCGGCTCTTCGCCGTGGACGTGGCCGGATTCGACGTGAGCGGGCCCATCGCCTTCATCGTGATTTTCATCGCGGTGCTGGTCGGGCTGCACTTTCTCGAAAAATTCCTGACGACGCTCATAGACGCCACCCTCGCCGGCTGGCTGAACCACCTCGGGGGCGCGGTGCTGGGCCTCGTGAAGGGCGTGCTCATCTGCGCCGCCGTGGTGCTCTTCGTCCACCGCCTGCCCTCGGGACCCGAGACGCGACGGGAGCTCTCCGAGGGGCCGATTTCACGGCCGGTGTCCGCCTTCGCCAAGCCCCTGGCCTACCTCGTCGAGGCGCTGGCCCCGGCGGTGGAGGACGACGCCTGGTGGCGGCCCGGGCTCGAAGAAACGCTGGGGATCCACGACGGCGAGTGGGAACTCTTGGAGGGAGACGATAATGGGTAGATGGCTCGTTCCGGCCGCGCTGGTCGGGTTCCTGTTTTTCGCTGGGTGCGCCGGGGAGGAGCCGGAAATCCCCCTCGCCGATTCCCTGGAGGCCATGTTCCCCCTGGCCGAGGAGCTGCTGGCCGCGGCGGACAAGATCGAGGAGGAGGGCTTCGAGACCACGGCCTGGCTCGTCCGGGTGGAGGACGTACCCGCCACCCACGAGCTGGCCCGGCAGGCCAAGGCGGCGCTACGTGACGCGGTCACCGCCTTCGGCTCCTACGCCGTGGGCAAGCTGCCCAACGACTACGTGACCGCCATGGATTACTACCACAAGTTCGAAGAGGTGATGGACCGGATGCTCCTCGAGGTGATGTCGGAAGATGAGCCGAAATAGGAAAAAAGGACCGACCTACGCGGTCTTCGGGCTGAAAGTCCCCCGCCGGGCGGCGCACTGGGCGACCGCCGGGCTGTTTGTCGTCGTCGCGGTCCTGGGCGTCGCCTGGGTCTCGGGCGACTTCGAGGACCCGCGGGCCACCTCCGACACCCTGGAGGGGATAGGCGTCCGGGTCATCGAGGCCTCGGAGGGTGTCGTCAAGGGGAGTGAACCCTTCGACGTAAAGCCCTGGCTGGAAGAGGTGGACGGGGTTCAGAGCTTTTTGAACCAGGCCGGTTTCTCCAAGGACGAGCTGCGGGCGACCATCCACGGTCTGGGGCGCTTTTCCGAGACCCGGCACCGGCGCGACCTGGAGCTGGCCCTGGACCACTACGGGCGCTTCCACCGGCACCTGGAGAGCTTGAGGGGGATGTGACCGGGGTGGGACTCTCGCTCGATACGGATTGCGATGATGTAGGGGCGGGTGTCCACACCCGCCCGTTTTACAAGGAAGCCCTCCCCCCACGTCGCGATGACGTAGGGCGGCCCCTACATACCCCGTAGCAGCTCCCGGGCCCGCTCTACTCGAACTGCGCCTTAATTTCCCCCCAGGACATTTCCCGCACGTCGGAGTGGGCGGCCAGGTAGCAGGCGGCGTTGGCCATGATTAAGAAGCCGTCCCCGGTCCAGTCGCTCGGATTATTACACAAGTAATCCAAACCGACAACGGTGTTACCGGCGTTTATAGCGATGCCGGGGTAGAGGGTGAAATCGGCGATTTCACGGGCCCCGGGCCGGAGCTCCAGCAGGATATGGCGAGACACATCGCTTAAATGGGATACTCCCTCAAAAATGGGGTGCTCGGGTTCAAGAATGTTTAAATCTTGTTCATCGAGGATTAACCAGTCACCGCTTATAGGTCCGTATGGCGCGTACTCATCCTCCAGCCAGCGACCGCCGATACCCCAACCCCCGGGGTCGTAAAAGAGCATCCCAAAGATACATACCACACAGCCGCCGCCGTCCACATAGTCGGCCAGGTTATCGCCGAACTCATCCGGCTCCTCTGGATATGTCCCTCCTACGAAGAGCGCATCGAAGTTGCGCATCAACTCAAGAGACGGCGTGAAATCCATGATATCAATAAAGTAAACATCATCGAAGCGCGGGTCGTTTCTCACGTACTCAACCACTTCCGACCAGTATTGGTAAAAGTCCCCCACCATGAACGCCGCGTCCAGGCCGGCGAGAGCGACCAGCGGCAGCACGAGCATCAAAATGACGGTTTTCATGGCCTCTCCATTTCACTAAAGCACCCAGCGCGGGATGGTATGGATATCCTCCTCGAAAAGCTCCTCCCAGGTGCCCCAGTCGTTTATGAGCATCTCCAGGAGCATGTCGGCGCACACGGCCTCGTGCAGTTCCTGCGGCCAGAGGCTGCGCTTTAGCCAGTCCCAGTGACAATGGTCTGTCGGGTCACCGGGCCAGTATCCCCAATCGGTCGGGCCCTGGGGATGGGGGAAGTTGTTGAAGACGTCGGCGTATTCAGGCGGCATGTGGTCTTCAAATGTGATTAAGCCTTGCTCGGTCCTGTGCCACCAGTCCTCGGGCTGCTGTATGACGTTGGTCGTCTTGGCCCAGGCGATGTTAGGGGGCGTTGGGTATGGTATGGTGATGAGGACGGGGTTCAAGGAAATTATTACGTTGTAAACGTACTGGATGAGCGGGTCGAGGCCGGTCAGAAGGATGGGCTCCGTAACGCCTTGTTTGCCCAGCCAGTCGTTCTTGTCCCATTGATAATATTCAGGGCGGTAGGTGGTGTGCGTTCCCGGCGGGCCCCCGGTTATCTTCCTAAGTACATAACGCCAGAACCGCTCAATGTTTTCTAACCCGATCAGCCTCTATATTACGGTGCAGTGGATGGTGTCGGGTGGTGTACCCTGAAACAGGTCATTGTTGATCCGGACCTTTGGCCGGATACGGTATTCTGCAGGTCGGAGAACCTCTTCCGGGCTCATAACCTCTCCTTCCCTACTACCCCTACTACACTAAGTATATGCTTTTTTTCCTCCGTGTCAAGCCGACGCGGAAGCGGTGGTTATCGACCCAACCACGGGTCGTCCCCTACATCCGCCGCAGCAGCTCCCGGGCTTGCTCCCGGAGCGGTCGGAGCGCCCCGGCCTCCTTGGGGCCTCCCGGCGCGAGGGCCAGCACCTCCTCGAAACGCGACCGCGCGCCCTCCGCGTCGCCGAGCGCGAGGAGCGTCCGCCCCAGGCCCAGGACCGCCGGCGCGAATCCCGCCCGGTCGGCGAGCACCGCCTCGTAATCGGCCCGCGCGCCGTAGAGGTCGCCCCCCGCCAGCTTCAAATCCCCCCGTCGGGTCATGAGAACCGGGTCGAACCCCAGGCGCTCGAGGCCGCGGTCCAGATAGCCCGCGCC
Protein-coding regions in this window:
- a CDS encoding bifunctional enoyl-CoA hydratase/phosphate acetyltransferase, whose product is MLKNFAQINDRVKGAARRRLAVIGAAHPHTLQAVSQAYGAGLVDALLFGPAGEIEAAARKAEVDLSHFEVRDVTGDEEIAAAAVAAVRSGDAGMLMKGSVATGIALRAVLDKEKGLRSGKLLSHIACLEVPGFDRLLWVTDGGMNIRPDQPTKAEILSNAVNTLRRLGYERPNVAVLAAVEEVNPDMPETLDAAALAQMGERGQFGACEVDGPLALDLAVDAEAARIKGVKSPVAGKADILLVPDIHTGNIFAKGLIYLGGAKVGGMVAGATAPIVLLSRADTTETKLNSIALCTAAAG
- a CDS encoding CvpA family protein, which codes for MGWADWLFAVVMAGMLLRGLLVGLVSEALGLVSVILAYMLAAVLYTPLGRLFAVDVAGFDVSGPIAFIVIFIAVLVGLHFLEKFLTTLIDATLAGWLNHLGGAVLGLVKGVLICAAVVLFVHRLPSGPETRRELSEGPISRPVSAFAKPLAYLVEALAPAVEDDAWWRPGLEETLGIHDGEWELLEGDDNG